CATTGTGTTGCTACCATCGCTATATTAATCAGTGACTGATATACCTGGAAAATGCTCTCTGTCTAATAGTGTTAATATAGAAAAAtgataatttataatttttggCTTTGCAGAGAAGAAAGATTCCTTCAGCTATTTTGTAAAATGAGTCAATGTGCAGCAGCACCATCTGGAAGAATTGCTCTGTGCTTGTGAATTGCAAACAGCTGGGTCTGCCTCACAAAGTCACCTGCATATTCAACACCTGAAATTAATCCTTTGGATACTTCACCCATGACTCTCATGAACAATGCAGGGAAATAAGAAACACACAGAAGGACATAGTGATTCCTCAAGTATTGGGAGTCTTCTGGATGACACAGACAGAGAGGTGAGCAGCCTCACAGATCGGGCTTTCAAAAGTTTGTGTGTAGCAGAACTCGAAGACCCTTACAATGAACCAGAACTTTCCATTTCACCTGACTTTGCCCTCCAGTTGTCTGCTAAAATTCACTCAGGGACATTAAACCATGACATCAAGAAAGGCAATGTCTGTGACAAGCTAACAGCAAGGAACAATGAACATACTATATGGGCTTCCACATTCCAGCGGTTACCGAAGTATGCTTCAGAGGAGAACTGGATTGCTAAAAACAACACCTTTgccacagaaaagaaagcaaatttgcCAGTCCCTGGTCCAAGAAATAATAAGCATGTTTCAAAAGTGTCCTCATTGATTAAGACATTTGATAAGACTGCAGACCAAGGGTCAGGAAGTTCTCTGATAGCAAATAAACAGCCCATTAAGAAtagctttcaaaaatataaaataaatcatggCAATGACATTGCTTCCTGGGATGATACAGACATTTTAAGCATCCACAAGGAACTTTCTGAATCTTCTAAGGCTAGTCAAGGTAGCCACTGTCTCAGTGGCAAACATGAGCCACAGAGAAGACCTAATAAAATAGACCTGAGTTATGGGGATTCTGATGGTTATTATCCTGTGCTGATCGAGATGTCAAAAGTAGCCAAGTCaaatttttcccattcttctaagaaggctttaaaaaacagaaactTGAAAGTTAGTGAGCCAGCAAAAAAAGGTAGTTTTCTTCACAGTGAGAATAGTGCTTTTGAATCATGGAATGTTCATAATAAAAAATTGacagaaaaggaggaatttgttgacacaaaaatgaaaaaggaaggtCTTACATGCCTGGAAGAATCACCATTTGTTAAAGTACCCCAGACATGTGAATATAGATTGTCACCTGTCATAACCACTCTTGCTAAGAAGGAAGAGAATGATTTTCAGATGATGCCAACTCTACAAGAAGCTTCTTTCTCTCTCCGAGTTGTACCTCAGGGTCTTCTCCCTCCAGAAACCaaatttcctgctgctttccctcccaCACCTCCCCCTAGGAACCATGTACACCAGGGTCCCCCTCGGCCACTCCCCTCCCCACCAgctctccctctcccacccccctcccggcccggccATCCCCCAACACCCCCTACCCCTGAAGCTCCTCCTGTGCCACCACCCCCAGTGCCAGCTCGGCTTTCCCCCACTGCCTTGTCCCAAGCCTCTGTGTCACCCCAGTCTGTGTCCTGTAGGATGGTTTCACCCTCTCTCAGGTTTGAGACACCCAGTCCGCCTCCACCAAAACCCCAGGCCACCGTAACTGAAGAGGagtcccacagcccccagccggGCGATACCTGCCCACCCTGGAGGAgacagagggcagcagggaagagacGGGCTGCAAAGGACAAGGTCACAGGCAGCCACAAGACCTCATGGTCTGAAAAGGTGGCCGGTGCTGACCCTGGTCAGCATGTGATTCCTCTGGCTAAACAGGCACACTCCCCTGGACCCATCAGTCCCTCTTTCAACATCACCGAACTCCTAACGCCTGTCATACCGCCAAAACAGGAGGTGGACGCTGTTGAAAGTGAGCTGATCCCACTGACAGCTCCTCCCACAGAGAGCACAGCCTCAAGAGACCAAGAGGAGAGCACTTTAGACGATTACAGGTCTTGGGATAGTTACAGGTTGACAGCATCAAGTCTGTTATTTAACTTAAAGGATGTGCGCAAACGTGTTAAAAGCATTTATACCCCTTCTCCTCTGTTAAGGGCcttggaggagaaaaataaaactaggGAAAATATGGAGGAGAGTACAAAAATGAATGCCTCATTCTCAACTTTGCACgacaaaagtgagaaaaatattacagagaAAGATGAATTGAGTGATATAGCTTATGTATTGTCTAGCAGTGTTCATGAAAAGGACAGTAAAACTGATTTAACTGGACGCTTCACAGGTAACCACCTGACTTTGAGTTCACCCCAGACAACAGAAGACCTTCCATTTTACCAAACTGGAGACAACATGCATCAAGACAATTCAAAACACCAAGATCTGGTTAAAAACGCAGAGGATAATGAAAATTTCCCCTCGTTCAGACATGAATCAAATGAACCTGATTTAGGAAAATaccagcagcatccagcacaGAGACCATTCAGTAGAGACAATGTAGAGACAAAAGCTGGACAGCCTGTGCAAAATCACAGTGTCCAGGGtgaggaaaatgaaagacaaGCTACTattcagaatgaaaatgttGCCTTCAAAACACTCTTAAACCAACTCTCACCAGAAGAAAATGAACCTTACAGTGGCACCCAAACCAACGTTGTGGTATCCGGCCATGAAGCACGAGACAAAAGAAGCACTAGTTCTTCAGAGCAATCCTTTGTCTCCACAGTGGAGCAGCCACTTCAGGAAGAGCCATTTCTGCCCGTGCCCCTGATGGAGCAGATGTGCCTCCAAGAAAGCCAGAGGACTGACAGTGAAATGGGTTCAGAAAGTAAGAAAAGAcacaaggagagagggaaagaggttGGGGAAGATGAAGAGCAATATTGTGCTTGTATCAGCCCTGGTACTGGTACAGCAGAGAAGAGGGAGGGAAGTGTTACTGGGAATGAACAGAGGAGCTTGATGAAGGAGAAActagggagagagaaaagagaagaggcCAACAGCACAAATTCTGCATCTGATGGTATGAGAGACATGTTCATCCCCAGGTCTGAGGAACCACAAACACCATCATCTTCAAGCTCAACCAAACCCAGTCTGTTTATGATTAAAGATAACACATTCAGGTCGCCTCAGGTAATAAAGGCTGTCAAGCTGCCCCTACTCCGGTCATTTTCCTTGGATGATACAGTGAGCAGCAGTTATAAGGAAATGGAACGTAAGTTTATGTCCCCAGCAGTTTACAACAAGCAGCACCGAAACATGTTGCATGCCCAGGAGGCTGGCTGGTGGGCATCAAGGCACAGAGGGCAGCAGAATGTGAGAGATGGAGCAATtgacaaagaaaaggaagccaGTGA
This portion of the Hirundo rustica isolate bHirRus1 chromosome 8, bHirRus1.pri.v3, whole genome shotgun sequence genome encodes:
- the C8H10orf71 gene encoding cardiac-enriched FHL2-interacting protein; protein product: MQGNKKHTEGHSDSSSIGSLLDDTDREVSSLTDRAFKSLCVAELEDPYNEPELSISPDFALQLSAKIHSGTLNHDIKKGNVCDKLTARNNEHTIWASTFQRLPKYASEENWIAKNNTFATEKKANLPVPGPRNNKHVSKVSSLIKTFDKTADQGSGSSLIANKQPIKNSFQKYKINHGNDIASWDDTDILSIHKELSESSKASQGSHCLSGKHEPQRRPNKIDLSYGDSDGYYPVLIEMSKVAKSNFSHSSKKALKNRNLKVSEPAKKGSFLHSENSAFESWNVHNKKLTEKEEFVDTKMKKEGLTCLEESPFVKVPQTCEYRLSPVITTLAKKEENDFQMMPTLQEASFSLRVVPQGLLPPETKFPAAFPPTPPPRNHVHQGPPRPLPSPPALPLPPPSRPGHPPTPPTPEAPPVPPPPVPARLSPTALSQASVSPQSVSCRMVSPSLRFETPSPPPPKPQATVTEEESHSPQPGDTCPPWRRQRAAGKRRAAKDKVTGSHKTSWSEKVAGADPGQHVIPLAKQAHSPGPISPSFNITELLTPVIPPKQEVDAVESELIPLTAPPTESTASRDQEESTLDDYRSWDSYRLTASSLLFNLKDVRKRVKSIYTPSPLLRALEEKNKTRENMEESTKMNASFSTLHDKSEKNITEKDELSDIAYVLSSSVHEKDSKTDLTGRFTGNHLTLSSPQTTEDLPFYQTGDNMHQDNSKHQDLVKNAEDNENFPSFRHESNEPDLGKYQQHPAQRPFSRDNVETKAGQPVQNHSVQGEENERQATIQNENVAFKTLLNQLSPEENEPYSGTQTNVVVSGHEARDKRSTSSSEQSFVSTVEQPLQEEPFLPVPLMEQMCLQESQRTDSEMGSESKKRHKERGKEVGEDEEQYCACISPGTGTAEKREGSVTGNEQRSLMKEKLGREKREEANSTNSASDGMRDMFIPRSEEPQTPSSSSSTKPSLFMIKDNTFRSPQVIKAVKLPLLRSFSLDDTVSSSYKEMERKFMSPAVYNKQHRNMLHAQEAGWWASRHRGQQNVRDGAIDKEKEASEPGSTSVTLDPSLLEDTESFSFGKLTEEDEKTCELLNKFGKMNEESVCRSKKKPMKARHSLAQPIIGLDNDQAQNNPSHPSERKTNYFKNHHLSNRKGGSCAKKIITRETISPVPGSILEDHTCSSVSNDTLEDILHTEGAPVLLDNLSCSAVTSPRSGSTMHSLAASSFSDKPSTSGLQETEDVTNPALLNMALERQAYMPAEERIDFAQRNLLFDVPGEDGRLEPRGLGGRPAGKPPTVPPKTEKALRRAKKLANKRKKVQEQQKNHQTEHTDAIGRKSTHSGETTVPASPLGYSPFHPPLHSTFTPTETTGKSRLAPAASSSPSSTQRKLLQDPDSGQYYVVDLPAEVNLKTFYDPETGKYVQVSVPSLEQNLHQSASSEIKNSPYASYPRVLPLPASSVAVLKSHSQLSEPAWSVPAGPEPAELPEDDQQDYRYTESVDTQPYTEPASYPYHQDAGETQVHLGKDVSPAQHPGIVTLTNLDDFAAEGVS